The following are from one region of the Penaeus vannamei isolate JL-2024 chromosome 28, ASM4276789v1, whole genome shotgun sequence genome:
- the LOC113830529 gene encoding uncharacterized protein isoform X2, translating into MLTLKWCLLVPAVWQAGALALASVPADGAHGSCDMPKNPSVHPLKTTVNFTYKPSLRNHGGRDYTPTLEQRGDRFLSLFTVVRFANSECVVNGNSGTCYTASECRREGGTEIGSCARGFGVCCYKEITCGGSSSTNCTYLVSPNYPGTYNEAQTCIMSITRKPETCQLRLDFVEFESVAPDGFGVCNEDQFTVAGERKFTYLCGSAPASWHFYLDVNGKANPTEMSFLTSSVSSNRKFKIKVSMIECQKKVPCGCGQYFTGNSGSFESFNFGGSYLAGVDYGICFRKEKNKCTTTLTTRGPSFIACPIDLYRLPVGQTAGTSAFAPLNVQAMYCQLNAAPNPLFTSLVAVQSPLTTVSNGPLTIWHATAIDALPNFHSNSNCPTCAGFSQDFLHNDC; encoded by the exons ATGTTGACACTTAAATGGTGTTTGCTTGTGCCAGCGGTGTGGCAGGCTGGCGCGCTGGCGCTTGCCTCCGTTCCAGCCGACGGCGCCCACGGCTCCTGCG ATATGCCGAAGAATCCTTCGGTTCATCCGCTGAAAACTACCGTGAACTTCACTTACAAACCGAGTCTACGTAACCATGGCGGACGGGATTACACACCCACTCTGGAACAGCGGGGCGATCGCTTCT tgTCCCTGTTCACTGTCGTGCGATTCGCGAACAGTGAATGCGTCGTTAATGGCAACAGCGGCACTTGCTACACCGCCTCCGAGTGCCGTCGCGAAGGAGGGACTGAGATCGGCTCCTGTGCCAGGGGCTTCGGCGTCTGCTGCTACA AAGAGATCACGTGCGGCGGCTCGTCCTCCACCAACTGCACGTACCTGGTGAGCCCCAACTATCCAGGCACGTACAACGAGGCCCAGACCTGCATCATGTCCATTACGAGGAAGCCAGAAACATGCCAGTTGCGGCTTGACTTCGTCGAGTTCGAGAGTGTTGCCCCAGACGGCTTTG GAGTCTGCAACGAAGACCAATTCACAGTTGCCGGGGAACGGAAATTCACCTATCTCTGTGGTTCAGCACCGGCGTCATGGCACT TTTATCTGGACGTGAATGGGAAAGCCAATCCGACAGAAATGAGCTTCCTTACATCGAGTGTCAGCAGCAACAGGAAGTTCAAAATCAAGGTCTCTATGATCGAGTGTCAGAAGAAAG TGCCGTGCGGGTGCGGCCAGTACTTCACGGGCAACAGCGGCAGTTTCGAGAGCTTCAACTTCGGAGGCTCGTACCTCGCCGGAGTCGACTACGGGATATGCTTccggaaggagaag AACAAGTGCACAACGACGCTGACCACGCGGGGCCCTTCCTTCATCGCCTGCCCCATCGACCTGTACAGGCTGCCAGTCGGCCAGACTGCGGGCACATCGGCCTTCGCTCCGCTCAACGTGCAGGCCATGTACTGCCAACTCAACGCCGCGCCCAACCCCCTCTTCACGAGCCTCGTCGCAGTCCAG TCCCCCTTGACCACAGTCTCCAACGGCCCCCTCACCATCTGGCACGCGACGGCCATCGACGCCCTCCCGAACTTCCACAGCAACTCCAATTGTCCGACGTGCGCAGGATTCAGCCAGGACTTTTTGCACAACGACTGTTAA
- the LOC113830529 gene encoding uncharacterized protein isoform X1 encodes MLTLKWCLLVPAVWQAGALALASVPADGAHGSCGESFDMPKNPSVHPLKTTVNFTYKPSLRNHGGRDYTPTLEQRGDRFLSLFTVVRFANSECVVNGNSGTCYTASECRREGGTEIGSCARGFGVCCYKEITCGGSSSTNCTYLVSPNYPGTYNEAQTCIMSITRKPETCQLRLDFVEFESVAPDGFGVCNEDQFTVAGERKFTYLCGSAPASWHFYLDVNGKANPTEMSFLTSSVSSNRKFKIKVSMIECQKKVPCGCGQYFTGNSGSFESFNFGGSYLAGVDYGICFRKEKNKCTTTLTTRGPSFIACPIDLYRLPVGQTAGTSAFAPLNVQAMYCQLNAAPNPLFTSLVAVQSPLTTVSNGPLTIWHATAIDALPNFHSNSNCPTCAGFSQDFLHNDC; translated from the exons ATGTTGACACTTAAATGGTGTTTGCTTGTGCCAGCGGTGTGGCAGGCTGGCGCGCTGGCGCTTGCCTCCGTTCCAGCCGACGGCGCCCACGGCTCCTGCGGTGAGTCCTTCG ATATGCCGAAGAATCCTTCGGTTCATCCGCTGAAAACTACCGTGAACTTCACTTACAAACCGAGTCTACGTAACCATGGCGGACGGGATTACACACCCACTCTGGAACAGCGGGGCGATCGCTTCT tgTCCCTGTTCACTGTCGTGCGATTCGCGAACAGTGAATGCGTCGTTAATGGCAACAGCGGCACTTGCTACACCGCCTCCGAGTGCCGTCGCGAAGGAGGGACTGAGATCGGCTCCTGTGCCAGGGGCTTCGGCGTCTGCTGCTACA AAGAGATCACGTGCGGCGGCTCGTCCTCCACCAACTGCACGTACCTGGTGAGCCCCAACTATCCAGGCACGTACAACGAGGCCCAGACCTGCATCATGTCCATTACGAGGAAGCCAGAAACATGCCAGTTGCGGCTTGACTTCGTCGAGTTCGAGAGTGTTGCCCCAGACGGCTTTG GAGTCTGCAACGAAGACCAATTCACAGTTGCCGGGGAACGGAAATTCACCTATCTCTGTGGTTCAGCACCGGCGTCATGGCACT TTTATCTGGACGTGAATGGGAAAGCCAATCCGACAGAAATGAGCTTCCTTACATCGAGTGTCAGCAGCAACAGGAAGTTCAAAATCAAGGTCTCTATGATCGAGTGTCAGAAGAAAG TGCCGTGCGGGTGCGGCCAGTACTTCACGGGCAACAGCGGCAGTTTCGAGAGCTTCAACTTCGGAGGCTCGTACCTCGCCGGAGTCGACTACGGGATATGCTTccggaaggagaag AACAAGTGCACAACGACGCTGACCACGCGGGGCCCTTCCTTCATCGCCTGCCCCATCGACCTGTACAGGCTGCCAGTCGGCCAGACTGCGGGCACATCGGCCTTCGCTCCGCTCAACGTGCAGGCCATGTACTGCCAACTCAACGCCGCGCCCAACCCCCTCTTCACGAGCCTCGTCGCAGTCCAG TCCCCCTTGACCACAGTCTCCAACGGCCCCCTCACCATCTGGCACGCGACGGCCATCGACGCCCTCCCGAACTTCCACAGCAACTCCAATTGTCCGACGTGCGCAGGATTCAGCCAGGACTTTTTGCACAACGACTGTTAA